DNA sequence from the Alkaliphilus metalliredigens QYMF genome:
ATTAAAGGGAGATGTTGTGAAGCTACCCGAGGGAGAAAAAATTCCCCATATGGGCTGGAATGCACTAGAAGACCTTAAAAAATGTCAACTTCTAGAGGGAGTTGGACAGGGAGATTATGTTTACTTTGTCCATTCCTACTATGTAAGACCTGAGGTTGATGAAGTAATCAAGGCCCGAGCAGGCTATGGTATCAATGTACCGGCGATTGTACAACAGGATCATATTCTAGGGGTACAATTCCATCCAGAAAAAAGTGGCGATGTGGGACTACAAATCCTAAAAAAATTTGGGGAGATGGTGTATCAATGATCATTTATCCAGCAATAGACATTCAAGGAGGACAGTGTGTTAGACTGACCCAGGGAAAAAAAGAAGAACGTAAAATGTACTTTGATTCTCCTCAGGCAGTAGCCCAAAGATGGCAGG
Encoded proteins:
- the hisH gene encoding imidazole glycerol phosphate synthase subunit HisH; its protein translation is MIAIIDYGMGNLRSVQKAFEKMGIQAVITAEQAVIESAQGLVIPGVGAFEDAMKNLRDKKLDQWIMEAVEKQTPLLGICLGMQVLFQWGEEGEGCQGLGLLKGDVVKLPEGEKIPHMGWNALEDLKKCQLLEGVGQGDYVYFVHSYYVRPEVDEVIKARAGYGINVPAIVQQDHILGVQFHPEKSGDVGLQILKKFGEMVYQ